AAAGTTCAATGTACACACACAAAACATATCCCTCCAATTTTCATGGTCTCAGAGAAAATCTAAGTTATTGTAAGAGTGCAAGTAATCCTAAAATCAAACCAATTTTTCATTGCCAGTTAACGTTTGATCCATATAATCTAGAAGGATGGACTGCCTGCTGGAAGGACCAACAATTTGTAAAACTCAAGTGCTGATTAAATGGACTCAACCACTAACCAGTTGCTTAGATAGAAATATCACAAAAGAATGACAAACAAACaacattccaaaatattaatatataaacaaCTATCGGATTACAATTAATAGAAGGGAGACTCATCCAAAGCAAGGGGCGCCACACCTATAAGGCCCAAATCAATCAATATTCCATTTGGGTCTTTGCTCTGCACCCCATTGCATTAACCACATCAGTTTGCAAAATCACAATGTCAATAACCATTTGTAAAATACACAAACACAGAAGCACATAACCAAAAAATGACCATTTTTTATGTTCTTCTAGACACCAGTATAGCTAATGATGATGCCCAACAATTTCGTATTGGGTGCAaatgtatattattattattattaaatcaaaTATGGTTACAGAAGGAATTAAGAATATATGTGAGTTCGATTGATAATAAAGTCTGTTATCATCGAATAAAGTCTTGATATCAAATCTCACCTAAACTAAACAGAAACCATTGCTGTATTGGTACGATGATAAAAAGGAATCCATAGAGCGAAAGTCATCGGTTCAAATCCTATCGTATATACAGAAACATGATAAAACCACGTGGGGTGTGTTCAACTTCGACATACAATATATCTATCTATCAGAAAGtcaaaaactaaactaaaacgaacaaagaaacaaagaagatgaagaagaatgTGATTGAAGAGAGACTAGAAAGGTGGCGAAGGCTTTACCTGTTAATCTCAGATTGTCTTTGTCTGAGAAGCAGAGCAACCAATAGTAGACAAAGCGGCCAAAATTTTGTGTCTGTATCAAACCGTGCTATTTATATATGTCTTTACGAGAAAACTAAcctttatataaatatatatatatatatatatatatatatatatatatatatatatatatatatatatatatatatatattttagaaaataaaaatgtcttTAATGAAACCTAAAGAAGAGCTGAGGTCCCCATGTGAGGGCATGGAGGCGATATACCACGCGCATTTTTCTCTCACATAAAGGTAGACCTTATACGTGTGGAGATGTGTGAGATTAACCTCcatgtgagagagaggaaaCATGCATATGATACATGGTGTATTTTCTCGAGAGCATGAGATGAGCCGTGAGCAAGAGCATTTGACAAATAACAATTACCCTCCTCAAATTCTTCAATTCCTTACTCTTAAGGGTTTTTACTTTCTACTCTAAATTACCACCTATTCCCTCCCctccaaacaaataaataaagataattgGACACTGTTAAAGCTCTCCCTCATTTCATATTTATGGTGTATTCTACTACGACTATTGATTCAATAAAAGGAGGAAGTATCACATCACCATATTCTAagagtataaaaaatattgttttaattttaagagTAATGATAGTCACACGTTCTTTATTATGTACTCACTTACTGCCACATAAActaaaaaacacaatttcaaaagGGAGTATATGCCAAATATGCAATAATATTTTTCGTAATTCTAATGTAAGTtgatttatacaaaaaaaaaaaaaaacttcataattaaattggtttttatatatatcataatttaGTTTATCTAGACTTAAGTTCGTACCAATTTTTGGAAATAATATATTCatgaaaatactaaatttaacgatctttttttgttttgttttttaaaaatatggatttgaaaataagaaaaatttagaacTTATTTTACAGAACGTACATTTGAAGTaataaaattagtatttttatgAGAACATGTCTTATctcattttaaattaatttctaaataaaaaaaatatgggtaAATTCTACTAACATACCTTAAAGTTTGAATTAATATCAAACAGTTCCAAGATAATTCAAAATTgaccaatttggtccctaaacatTGTAACTCTCTGTtagtttctttctcttctctctatgACTCTCtcctctttgtctctctctatTACTCTTCTCTCTTCACTCATCCTTCTTTCTCTCTAACCTCAGTTCTGGCATGACCCTTGGAGCGGTCCTATTTCTTTGATAGAGTTATATTCGGAATTGTTTGTCTGTGCAATGGTTCAAGAAGCTCTAATTTCTTATATGATTTTATATGCACCAGATGGGAGAGGTAGGTGTTGAAACTTACTTTTTTGTCATGAATTTAATGATCAGGAAATGGGGAGATTTTACTCTTTCTTTGAGTATATTTCTACCAGAATTCCAAGGGGGGAGGGTGATGATGTTCTAATTGGCAGTTGAATCGTAGTGGTATTTTTGATGTGCGctctttttataattctttattGAAAGCCCCTTCTATTTCCTTCCCTTGGCAGAGCATTTGGTGTGTTAAGGTACATAAAATGGCGTTTTTCTTTTCATGGACTGCTACTATGAGTAGTATTCTTACAATAGATAACTTTGTTAAGAAGAATTTGCCTCTTATTAATTGGTGTTGTCTATATCGGTATGATGAGGAAATTATGGATCATCTTTTACTCCACTATAAGAACTTGCATGTTTTGGTTGGCTTTAGACAAATTTTGGCTAAAATATTCAATTGGTAAGGCTAGTGTGAATGCTCTAAGCTAGCCAAACGCACAAGCATCTATAATTTGCCATACTTGATGCCTGATGTTTTTTTGCTTCTCTATTCTAGCTTGCATCTCCAAGCTATGTCTATATTTTTTCTCCCAAATTAGAGGAGAAAGCCCCACTTTTTCATTTTGcctatctatttttttaaaatacattttcCAATAGACACTATCATTggctttattttattaaataattgctttctattttatttaaaaaataatagtgtTCTAtctattttaatgatttttttaactgGTGTGAGAGAAATGACTGAGTattttaatcccaaaaaaaaaaatttacttttaagtTAAAGTGATCTCCACACCAAGCAAGTCACCATAACTCATCCAAATTGATTTCCTAAGACTATTAAAGCTTAATTTTTGGGGTTCACTATCTAAAATGAAGAGGATTCTGGATTTGCGTAGTCTATTGGGAATTGGGATGCTCTTCCAATGTCTGTCCCATAGTTCATTGTTTGTGGCAACAACATGGCTTTCCTCAAAGCATTTGCATAGCTAAATCATTCATTCGAAtgacaaaatgaaaaatgtagATTCACAAATATCTAGTAAATGATTGTACCCACCAAGGCCAAGCCAAGATGTTGCTATTAGGGGGTCAAGGTGGGAGAGCTTGTGTACTTAAAACTTCCATCTAAACCAACTGCAATCTTTTAGTAATTCTAGTACGTTCCATACCCAATCTCTATTCTCTTGCACCTCTTCAAATGAGATAAATAGAGCAATAAGCACTCGAATAAGTTGTGCTATGCCAGATGCTAATATATCacacaaaaacttatttttgctactctAATGTAGCATTTAACAATACACCCTCCATCAAATTATTTGAACATTACAACaccttaaaataatataaacgacctataaaaaatcatttaatttctctaaacccaaaacccctctcttctctctcgtattgaaaaaagaataattttttttacgaCATTTTACACTACCCTTCTACTAGTAGAAGGGTACTGTGGCATGTAAAAGAAATTGGGATGTGACACATCTCATAAAGTatggtttttggtatttggtgtgctaaatgctaaagATTTAGCATTTGGCACACTTGATTGCTCTCAAACTCTTAGTTTAAAAGCAAGCAATAATCAAGCAAAGCACCCATTAAAGCCTcgatctttgattttctttcacTTAAACGGCAAAAGGAAGCAGTCATACATGTAGCATACATGAACAAATCTTTTATCATTTCCTAATTTCTCACTGATTGTACTGCTTGCACTGTTGCAATTAGTTGTGCCATGACAATAGCATACTGAACAGCTGTGTGTTGGGAAGTATAGTGATCTGCGAGGCCATATTCTGCAAAATTTGGTTCTATATGCATAAATTGTCCTGGTAATGATCTTTTTGATACAGCTTCTTGCCATATCTCAAGAAACTCTCCCATGATTTGCCTGGCTTTCTCCATAGAAGAAATGGGAAGATACTCAACCTGCATAGAAAACAAAACAGATTATTGTTCATAAAACACCACACAAGCAAGAGTCactaaattttcaaattgcatGACATTCATCAGTGGATACTTTTCCTTAGGGCAATAAGTAATACTTCAAATCTTTCTAGAGGCAGGGAGTCTGAAAATGGATTTATTTCAGTGAAATCCATCTGAAAGTTCCAAAAACTAACCATTCAGCAGAAACGAGTAACCCAACATAGCGCATGCTTCGTACAGGCACCAAGATGTCAATCCAACATATTAACCACCGCTTAGGACTGGTGGTATACCTTATATGGTCATATTCAACTTCACCTTGCATTCCAATCTCTATGTCATACTCAGATTGAAGTTACCAAAAAAGccctttttttatattagtGACTTACACATGCAGCCAGTGGGGCTTTGAACCTATAACTTCAACCTCCATCCATTCTTGTAAAAGAAGGAAGTGCAATTTGCCGATTAAGCTAGAGCTCATTAGTAAGGTTACCAAAACAACCTTAGTAACACATTATTAACACACATTACACTGCCTATTTACATAAGCGCCTGTTGTGAAAAGACTTGAAATGCCATATCTATATCATGTCCTAACCTAAACCTCACTTTGCACAACcattcaaaaccaaaataaaatatttaaataatagaaTTTTCCTCCAAACCAGTTTAGAGGAAAATTCATCCAACCTACTGCACACTCAAATGGGCTCCACATGTACAGTTTCTCACATGACCTATTTAATACTCATGTTACttgtttaaatgatttaatacCATATGATTAAAATGCACACGGATGGTCTCATAAACAATTATGAGGAAAACCTTGTCCAAATCAAAATGCACTCTCCACAGTAACAAACTCTATACATTTCCATTCATCACTTAAAAAGCAATAATGCATCTTATATATGGCACATCATGTCCATGAGATACCCCGAAAACCCAAGGTCTGATAGTGTGGTGAATGGAACTTGAGACCTCCAAAATTATGCCATATCCTTTAAGTCCATTGACCACCGGGTGATCCCAAAGGgacaaatcaaagaaaattaaatatgaaaGATAGACATCAAAATTTACCTCCATAACTATCCCTCTCAAATTCTCAGAATGAGTAGGAGATACTTTTCCCACACGCAATTGAAAGTCACCAAGTTGATACTGAAAGCCCTACACACATATCCATTTTggttatcaaagaaaaaaaaaacccaaaaaagtatcaccaaaaaatttaaagcaaaaaacaaaaattgaatactGCATTAAATTAATTAGGGAAAAAGGGTGGGGGGTACAAACATCAAAATTAAGGGCAATGCGAGTTTTGTAAGACTGAAGCTTCTCCATAATAGTCTGAATAGAGGAATCAGCCTCAAGAACAATTCGTTGGCCACGGATTATGAAGTAGTACTTGTTTGGCTGCTCTGGCACTGATACCCCTAGAAAATCTCGCGGGAACTCGGCCGCCATCGATGGCTCTGGTAGTGGTGGAGGAGTAGGGTAATTATGTAATTTCacaattagaaacaaaaataaaatgcaatgaAAAAGAGGTATTTACCTCGGGTATGGGGTTTGTACAAGGTGAGAGTGGCTTTCCATCTGCCTTGTTTGAGGCCATTGATGCTCTCCACACACTGCGACACTTCGCTCAGTATTTGGCTATTCACCGTGCTTCCCGCATTTGGCTGCCAATGCAATACCCTACAATACAAATTACAGTGCCCAAGTTAACAACAACTAACTATTTATTTTCCACAACtacaaaaaacacacatacagacagattttcattattatttttaccatttGAGTGGCATGGCACCTGTGTGGTCTGGAGCCTGGCAGGCAAGGACAAGACGAGAATGAGGTTCTGTCAAGGAAGTAGTCGTTGTCAGGAACGGGATTCTGCAGGATCGATGAGAGGGTTTCATGGATTGGAGCATTAAATCAGATTGAGGATCATAAGAATTAAGATGCTATTTtctgtttatatatatgtgtgtgcgtgtgtgaaaaaaaataacaataatcataattcataacaTATGCTAAAGAAgccttcacaaaaaaaaaaaatttggacacATAACTTATAAAAGGCAATAATGCCAAATTACAAATACATGAACATATAACAaagttcaaaattaaaatttaaccaCAAATATACATAATGTACCAAATAACAATGTTTCCAACCATTTTCCATAATGATAAGCTTCTTGTTCAAATCCCATTTTCGTTTCTCTTACCACCAACAAAACCCAACTAACTAGACATATATATCTAAACTAACTACTTaattcaaagcaaaaaaaaaaaatctgttctGCAGCTGAAAAAGTttgaaggaaatgaaaaaatgacCAAGCATTTTTACTCAAAACCTTggtttagtttctttttctcatcaaccaaacaCATACATCACCAATATAGCATATTTTCAGCAACAAAAATGACAGCTATTTCTCAGAGGAATATTGACAAACATGTAGGGCGCACAAGATCTTTAACAAAAACCCAGAATAGAACTAAGAAGAGAGAAGTCATAATCAAACCCCCAagtccaaaatcaaaatcaagcaaAACCCAGATGAAACCAATAAGAAAAAACGCCAAAAATGACCTCCAAAACCCACTGAAAATCAACGAGCGAAAGCCATAGAAAAGtgaaacaaaccaaaaattggGCAAGAAAAAGAGAATCTCAACGGAACTGGAACTGCGTCGTCTAGCACCGTTTcactcaaaatcaaaatttaaccGTTCGGTTGGCTGGGTTATAACAAAGGCCATAGGTTATGTTGTTTTAGTAATGATACAAGTGTGTGTAATGAAGAAAGATCGAGAGACAGAGTGAGACAGAGAGACACACCGAGAGAGCTGAGAGAGATGATTCGGCAGAAATCAAGGGGTTGCGTTGCTTGTTCCTGTCTCCTTGAAGATGGGGCGAAATTTTTAGCTTCACAATATTCACTTCATGCCATATACCCAGTAAAACATAAAAGACCTATCACTAAAAGCAAATTATTAggctttttccttcttcctcaAACATTATTCcaagtttctaatttttttggcCATTTCACTGACATTTTTGTATTTAGGtaaaaaaagtgattaaaagTACgtttaatattgtttaaaaactgaaaattattgttcaaaatttcatatcaaacggctctttattttaaaaaaattatataaaaataaataaaatctaacatCCACACAATTACCTTAcctctttttttataataaaaaataaagcacAATTATCTTTTTAAAGATTACTTCTTCTATTCGAATCACAATGCCTCCACGTGGGAGTTGTAAAAAactaattgaaaaagaaaaaacagtcaATAatttacccccaaaaaaaaaaaatctcatctttATCATCTActagtttcaaattttcaatgttagcccaaaaaataaaacatctgATCTCACCATCCTTATCTATTATAACATTCCATCTTTTTCAgaatgaacaaaattttcaaagatgCATTTGGGAgttacataattatatataggaattagaacaaatcaaatttagaatttgcccaaggtaatatatattattctttcctattttcttttagtttcagtgaagttttgataatattttatgagtTTGAATAGGACATATTGACAATTTTCCTAATactttgaagaaggagaagagatACAATCATGTTTGTAGTTTCTCTTGATTCTTGggagcttttatatatatatatattggttttaattttaagaaGAGTTGCAAGCAATGCCAACAAAGTTATGAcattaaacctaaaaaaaaaacttcatcacacgcgcttctaCAGCTATTACATAATGTTTTCTTCTTATAAGAGTAGACTACTTTATTTGAGGTGTTGAATGATGGGACATGAAAATTTCTACATGCATGGCCTAGTCgtgtccttttttttaaaaaaaaagggacatatcttttatttctttgtagaTTCAATGTTGAACATTTATTtcgttatttttttatttacttttttagatCTTATTCTTGATttgtattataatttatatacatCATTTATTAGTTAATGcatgttcatttatttctttgtagattcaatgcatgttcatgttgTTCATCAAAGCATAAACCTTAATCATATGATTTaactaataaaacaaataaaacatgtTGTACCACTGACTTCTAATCTAATCATGCATAAATAGACTCAAACATGACCTAATACTGCATAAAAACTAActagaaaatataaaacaaaaagaaaaacaattttgggtTTAACATGTGGGTGCATGCGTACACATGCACGAGCATGCGTACACATCCCTACCCAGAAACACAGTatgcaaaaatcaagaaaagcTAAACCTAGGCTATCCTAACATGCTTCTCATTATCAAAATAGTAAACCTAAACTAGATTCCCCTCGATcaatctacaaaataaaataccCAGAGAGTTAGTAAGTTTGACTAGAGGGTTTTTGATTGAAATAGGTCCTAGCcaagaaaacataaaacaaaaagaaaaacaattttgggtTTAACATGTGGGTGCATGTGTACGCACGAGCATGCGTACACATGCATGAGCATATGTACACATCCCTACCCAGAAACACAGTatgcaaaaatcaagaaaagcTAAACCTAGGCTATCCTAACATGCTTCTCATTATCAAAATAGTAAACCTAAACTAGATTCCCCTCGATcaatctacaaaataaaataccTAGAGAGTTAGTGAGTTTGACTAGAGGGTTTTTGATTGAAATAGGTCCTAGCCAAGAAATGTTATTTTTATGATgctttttgaagtaaaatattctCTTTGAATAACTTTTTTAAAGTAGATTTAGTGTGATTTGGGAAAAGGTCATAGGTGTAACATCCCAACCCaattacattattaattttatggGTTTATATACTTAGTATTATCTTAATTATTCTAAGTGCATAAAGCTTTGATATTatgatattataaaatatatatgctCTTTTAATGTTAtggaaataaatttataaaggtAACGGTTTATAtgtaaaattatattgttgtttAGGCATGTTTagaatataagcttataaaggGAGGAGGGGAGAGGGGgaagtaaatttttaaaagtttgaagGGTGACTCATCAACCCTTTTCCCCTTATCATACACGTGCCTAACCCCAAAATCCATTTCCCTTATCTTCTTTGCTGCACTAGAAACTTCCTTGGTTCATCTTTCTTTGCCCCTgtgttttcttcttcctttgttcTTATTGGTAGCACCATCTCACAACAACCCTCCTTTTCTTTCACCGAAAATCATAAATATCTCTCTCTAAGAAGAAATCAAACTCTTACTAAAGTTCAACTTTAGTTGTGGgtaagtatatatttttattttcggTTATGGGTATTTCAATGGTGTAATGCTTTGTTTTAGTTTCACTTCTATGTTCTCTAATTTGATTATTAGAAGTTGAACTTGTGATTTtgttttagtaatttaaaatattgatgatATTATGGTCAATTTGATGCTTATTAAGGTATTTTAATACGTAGAGTATAGGTATAAAAATACCTAAAGGAAATGAAGGTCAATTGCTATTAGTTGATGATTTTGTAAGAACATATGCTGAAACTGTCACTGTGACAGATTTGATGTTTACAACAAGAAAAATCTGTATTAAATCATTTTCTATGAATTAGGATGCTAggagtagtttttatgaattCTAAGATACATATGGTTGTAATGGAAATGGTCTCACATCATTtggattaatataaaaataatggtttaatttttaagttgcaTGAATTTATGTCAGGACAGATTTGAGCATGTTgccttgtaaaattttaaatatatcatGGTTTTATACTTTGACTCTAAAATTGATATGGTATATACTAGACATCCAAGAGAGTAGCTCTGTAAAATTACATGGATGTGTATGGTCagcccatttgtattttacaaatgaggcATATGCTGTTGAAATGAGTAGTGAACAACATATGGTACACCTGACTTTAAGGATTTAATTATAAAGTTATGGTGAATGTTTTGAGTTATAAATTAGTATGCTTATCATTTGGTATGTTTGGATCATAGATAAATTTTATACCTTGGTTTCTCTATGGTTTGGTACATAATGTGTTTGATGAATGTATCGTGTACTTTAGGGAACTTTTGTGTGATGAGAATTAAGattttcttgagtttgagagttaGGTTGTGATTCATGTATAAGTTTAAATACTTAGGAAGAGTTTGTCAATAATAAGTTTTGGTCTATTATTTAAGTGACGAGAATGAGAATAAGAACAAGAACATGGACACTTGAGCTACTTTTGTACAAGTCTCTCACGTCTTCTGTTTTCAAGTAAGAGATATATGACAAGTATAAAAATTGTTTAGAAAACTATTATAcattaaaacattttaattagAGACATTACATATAAGtataatttaagtaaaatatatgTTTGTGAGTTGTTCAATCTTATATACATGATAATTATAGCATATTGATGCGATTACTTATATCACAAACATAATATTTAAGAATGAAGTGGATATGTTATTGTTGTGAAACATTTATGTAAAAACATAGTTATcagaaaaatatagttttcgGTTATTCTATTGTTATGATCTGAACTCAGTCAGTAG
This portion of the Castanea sativa cultivar Marrone di Chiusa Pesio chromosome 7, ASM4071231v1 genome encodes:
- the LOC142642393 gene encoding mediator of RNA polymerase II transcription subunit 20a-like isoform X1, which encodes MPLKWVLHWQPNAGSTVNSQILSEVSQCVESINGLKQGRWKATLTLYKPHTREPSMAAEFPRDFLGVSVPEQPNKYYFIIRGQRIVLEADSSIQTIMEKLQSYKTRIALNFDGFQYQLGDFQLRVGKVSPTHSENLRGIVMEVEYLPISSMEKARQIMGEFLEIWQEAVSKRSLPGQFMHIEPNFAEYGLADHYTSQHTAVQYAIVMAQLIATVQAVQSVRN
- the LOC142642393 gene encoding mediator of RNA polymerase II transcription subunit 20a-like isoform X2 — protein: MAAEFPRDFLGVSVPEQPNKYYFIIRGQRIVLEADSSIQTIMEKLQSYKTRIALNFDGFQYQLGDFQLRVGKVSPTHSENLRGIVMEVEYLPISSMEKARQIMGEFLEIWQEAVSKRSLPGQFMHIEPNFAEYGLADHYTSQHTAVQYAIVMAQLIATVQAVQSVRN